A region from the Hydra vulgaris chromosome 08, alternate assembly HydraT2T_AEP genome encodes:
- the LOC136083456 gene encoding uncharacterized protein LOC136083456 → MSILCKILESIVADNIIKHLITNKLLAKEQHGFLKGKSCTTNLIEFLDTLTSALLNSIPIDVLYTNFRKAFNRASHMKLCAKVYASGIVGMPLKWIESFLLNRKQRVVMGKCKANWVDVLSGIPQGSVCR, encoded by the coding sequence ATGTCAATACTATGCAAAATATTAGAAAGTATAGTTGCTGATAACATAATCAAgcatttaataacaaacaagcTATTAGCAAAGGAACAGCATGGCTTTCTGAAAGGTAAAAGCTGCACAACAAATTTAATAGAATTTCTTGATACCTTAACAAGCGCATTATTAAACAGTATTCCAATTGATGTTTTGTATACCAATTTTCGAAAAGCATTCAACAGAGCATCACACATGAAATTATGTGCTAAGGTTTATGCTTCTGGTATTGTTGGTATGCCTCTTAAATGGATTGAATCATTTCTATTGAATAGGAAACAACGGGTAGTGATGGGAAAATGCAAGGCAAATTGGGTTGATGTGCTAAGTGGAATACCACAGGGTTCTGTATGCCgatga